GTAAATGCGCCCACAGGGTTTAAAGGGAAGCTTCGTAATTATCAAAAAGCAGGGCTAGCTTGGCTTGAGTTTCAGAGAGAATTTGGTTTTGGTGGATGTCTTGCTGACGATATGGGTCTAGGTAAAACTATTCAGGTATTAGCTTTTCTTCAAGCACAGCATTTAAAAACTAAGGGCCCGATGACGGGGACGACACTGATTGTTGTGCCTAAGAGTTTAATTCATAACTGGATGCAAGAGGCTGAGAAGTTTACTCCTAAGCTTAAGGTTCTTATCTATAGCGGTATTGATAGGTTTAAGTTAATCGAGAAATTTCAAAACTACCAAATTATTATTTGTACCTATGGAGTTTTACGTCAAGACATAGAAGCATTACTCACCATTGAATTTGATCGTGTTATTTTAGATGAAGCTCAAAATATTAAAAACAGCTCATCTCTTTCATCAAAAGCTTGTCGCCTATTAAAAGCAAAACAGCGACTTGCACTTACCGGGACACCTGTTGAAAATCACTTAGGCGAATTATGGTCATTATTTGAATTCTTAAACCCTGGGCTTTTAGGTTCATCAGCGGTGTTTCAAAATTTGACGAAGACTTCAAAAAATCAAGATGGTGCTTTGCCGTCGGTATTACATAAGGCTTTATCACCATTTTTATTACGTCGTACAAAAGAAGAAGTGCTTAAAGAACTTCCGCCAAAAACGGAGCAGGTAATTTATTGTGATTTAGAAAAAGATCAGCAGCAGTATTACGACGAATTGCGAATGTATTATCAAAGTATACTTAAAGATAAAGTAGATAAAGTTGGGTTTCAAAAATCAAAAATTCATGTACTTGAAGCTTTACTACGTCTTCGTCAAACAGCTTGTCACCCGGGTTTGGTTGATAAAAATAAAGAAACACTTTCAAGTGGTAAGTTAAATGTACTAGATGAGATGGTTGAAGAAGTTCTCTCTGAGAAAAATCATAAGTTACTTATTTTTTCGCAATTTACTTCACTCTTATCAATTGTTCAAAAACGTATGCGCCAAAAAGGGCTTGTCTATGAATATTTAGATGGCAAGACATCTGATCGTGCCGAGAGAGTTAAAAGATTTCGAGAAGACCCCGATTGCAGAATATTTCTCATCAGTCT
This genomic stretch from Oligoflexia bacterium harbors:
- a CDS encoding DEAD/DEAH box helicase gives rise to the protein ALKAQGWRVEVSGKKLQIASNFDVGVKSGIDWFDVSIDGTFDGKSFDLPTLLREVRAGSKFIHLDDGSIGLLPEEWFNRLSVFERFGKLTADGQSLRLAKAQLSLIDALTANLPKVKLDKEFQKWRTKLKSFDGIKPVNAPTGFKGKLRNYQKAGLAWLEFQREFGFGGCLADDMGLGKTIQVLAFLQAQHLKTKGPMTGTTLIVVPKSLIHNWMQEAEKFTPKLKVLIYSGIDRFKLIEKFQNYQIIICTYGVLRQDIEALLTIEFDRVILDEAQNIKNSSSLSSKACRLLKAKQRLALTGTPVENHLGELWSLFEFLNPGLLGSSAVFQNLTKTSKNQDGALPSVLHKALSPFLLRRTKEEVLKELPPKTEQVIYCDLEKDQQQYYDELRMYYQSILKDKVDKVGFQKSKIHVLEALLRLRQTACHPGLVDKNKETLSSGKLNVLDEMVEEVLSEKNHKLLIFSQFTSLLSIVQKRMRQKGLVYEYLDGKTSDRAERVKRFREDPDCRIFLISLKAGGTGLNLTEADYVFILDPWWNPAVEAQAIDRTHRIGQTKPVFAYRLIARGTVEEKILQLQGKKKKLFEELFSPAQAGLKSLTAQDIEFLLQ